One Synergistaceae bacterium DNA window includes the following coding sequences:
- a CDS encoding response regulator, whose product MSDRRKKIILAVDDAQTNLQVIQGVLKDSFEMRLAKSGNMALMTLDRITPDLILLDIDMPGMSGFECMEAIRSQPRLKDVPVIFVTSHATKELVVEAGERGAKDYVVKPFDPELLKSKVHKALGF is encoded by the coding sequence ATGTCGGACAGAAGAAAGAAAATCATTTTAGCGGTGGACGACGCTCAGACAAACCTTCAGGTCATTCAGGGCGTGCTGAAGGACTCCTTCGAGATGCGCCTGGCGAAGTCCGGAAATATGGCGCTGATGACCCTTGACCGCATTACGCCCGATCTCATTCTGCTGGACATCGATATGCCGGGCATGTCCGGGTTCGAGTGCATGGAGGCCATTCGCTCGCAGCCCAGGCTGAAGGACGTTCCGGTGATCTTCGTGACCTCCCACGCCACGAAGGAACTCGTGGTGGAGGCCGGAGAACGGGGCGCGAAGGACTACGTGGTCAAGCCCTTCGATCCGGAGCTGCTGAAAAGCAAGGTTCACAAGGCTCTGGGATTTTGA
- a CDS encoding HAMP domain-containing protein: protein MLKNLKMASKLMLGFGVVLLVFAAAVLTTHRYLSLVSEESRFLSEQETPALRLSAEIERTAYETFLTLHETRFTGTAETMKDDDVKIAVLEKALGDMENLGRSFPVMTSPKMVRENILPVHKDYVTAVRKMQNAIKLRDQSFSEISKAGDTMITNILDAQGSFYKSAVSDNDDTHTKAQRAEQLYLTGQMYGDAMSLRREVMAAQSALDGDAMLKLQDACRELKEKANKAFAAAQSAANKSKMQKVLSALDDYSTELGEMAQDIKAEAEAVLEQAALMRRYNDETSKITGFAEEKVRTVAEENLSSVRSAERLLIVAGAVSVLLGLLIAWFISRSISRPIRTLVGIAKRCQSGDLTVTREDFGYEGKDELGDLVGALSDMVNSQEAAMRQVVSV, encoded by the coding sequence ATGCTGAAGAATCTGAAAATGGCTTCAAAGTTGATGCTGGGTTTTGGCGTGGTGCTTCTGGTGTTTGCGGCGGCTGTGCTGACGACACACAGGTATTTATCTTTGGTGAGCGAGGAGAGCCGGTTTCTCAGCGAGCAGGAGACGCCGGCGCTGCGTCTGAGCGCCGAAATCGAGCGCACGGCGTATGAAACATTTCTGACCCTGCATGAAACACGTTTTACCGGCACTGCGGAAACAATGAAGGACGACGACGTAAAAATTGCGGTGCTGGAAAAAGCTCTCGGAGATATGGAGAACTTGGGAAGGTCCTTTCCGGTCATGACCAGTCCCAAAATGGTGAGGGAGAATATTCTTCCTGTTCATAAAGATTACGTTACCGCGGTCAGAAAGATGCAGAATGCCATAAAGCTCAGGGACCAGAGTTTCAGCGAGATTAGCAAAGCCGGCGACACGATGATTACCAATATCCTTGACGCTCAGGGGAGTTTTTACAAATCCGCCGTTTCGGATAACGATGATACCCATACAAAGGCGCAGAGGGCTGAACAGCTTTATCTGACCGGACAAATGTATGGAGACGCCATGTCTCTCAGGCGGGAAGTAATGGCTGCTCAAAGCGCGCTGGATGGCGACGCGATGCTGAAACTCCAGGACGCATGTCGTGAATTAAAAGAAAAAGCCAATAAAGCGTTCGCGGCCGCTCAATCGGCGGCAAACAAATCTAAAATGCAAAAAGTTCTGAGCGCCCTGGACGACTATTCGACAGAACTCGGAGAGATGGCGCAGGATATTAAGGCGGAGGCTGAAGCGGTCTTGGAACAGGCGGCCTTAATGCGGCGTTATAATGACGAAACCTCAAAGATCACCGGCTTCGCGGAGGAGAAGGTGAGGACAGTGGCCGAGGAAAACCTGTCCAGCGTGCGCTCCGCCGAGAGGCTCCTGATCGTAGCGGGCGCGGTTTCGGTTCTTTTGGGGCTCCTCATCGCCTGGTTCATCTCGCGGTCCATTTCCAGGCCCATCAGAACCCTTGTGGGAATTGCGAAGCGCTGCCAGAGCGGGGATTTGACCGTCACGCGGGAGGACTTCGGCTACGAGGGGAAAGACGAACTGGGCGATCTGGTCGGGGCGTTGTCCGACATGGTGAACTCCCAGGAGGCCGCCATGCGCCAGGTGGTGTCCGTC
- a CDS encoding FIST C-terminal domain-containing protein, giving the protein MIKMLTASTMEVDDPSLALEEILRQLDLKRNLLKNSVGILFCNCEFVEEGIVGKLCGALPFDTAGCTTLASAEREKCEFEQLSLSVLTSDDVSFSTAISAPITKSGVSSSVAEVYRRALGKLGGGEDAQKPALVLAYAPVIIDVGSYSISYSLLKACGNIPVFGGFSCDNTLRYEQNKVLWNGGSFSDRLALILMSGEVKPRFHVTALPESAARRKWGVITESEGHVIRKVNGVPLIDYLMSLGLSSDDFQSGKLALPFAIDAGDGTPPTVRSLRIVMPQGYGICANDVPTGAAFTVVQLDCGGVVETARNTVDKLLQEEDANGIFIHSCINRNTLLGLRECDEMKVMAALGNKAPYHLSYAGGEICPLKNETGAYVNRFHNFTLVSCVL; this is encoded by the coding sequence ATGATTAAGATGCTGACCGCCAGCACGATGGAAGTAGACGATCCGTCGCTGGCCCTGGAGGAGATACTGAGGCAGCTCGACCTGAAGCGCAATTTGCTGAAAAACTCCGTCGGGATCCTCTTCTGCAACTGCGAATTCGTGGAAGAGGGCATCGTCGGGAAGCTGTGCGGGGCTCTGCCCTTCGACACGGCGGGCTGCACCACTCTGGCCAGCGCGGAGCGGGAGAAGTGCGAGTTTGAACAACTGAGCCTCTCCGTGCTCACCAGCGACGACGTTTCTTTTTCCACGGCGATCTCGGCGCCGATCACCAAAAGCGGCGTGAGCTCCTCCGTGGCGGAGGTTTACCGTCGGGCGCTGGGCAAACTGGGCGGAGGGGAAGACGCGCAAAAGCCCGCTCTGGTACTGGCCTACGCGCCTGTAATCATCGACGTGGGGAGCTACTCCATCAGCTATTCTCTGCTGAAAGCCTGCGGCAACATCCCCGTTTTCGGCGGGTTTTCCTGTGACAACACCCTGCGTTACGAGCAGAACAAGGTTCTGTGGAACGGCGGGAGCTTCTCCGACAGGCTGGCGCTGATCCTGATGAGCGGCGAGGTGAAGCCCCGATTTCACGTCACGGCGCTGCCGGAGAGCGCGGCGCGGAGGAAATGGGGCGTCATCACTGAATCTGAAGGGCACGTCATCAGGAAAGTCAACGGAGTTCCCCTCATCGACTACCTCATGTCCCTTGGGCTGTCCAGTGATGACTTTCAGAGCGGAAAACTGGCCCTGCCCTTTGCAATCGACGCGGGGGACGGGACGCCTCCCACGGTCCGCTCGCTGCGCATCGTGATGCCGCAGGGTTACGGGATTTGCGCGAATGATGTGCCCACTGGCGCGGCGTTCACGGTGGTTCAACTGGACTGCGGCGGAGTGGTGGAGACGGCCAGAAACACGGTGGACAAGCTCCTTCAGGAGGAGGACGCCAACGGCATTTTCATTCACTCCTGCATCAACCGCAACACGCTGCTGGGCCTGCGGGAGTGCGACGAGATGAAAGTGATGGCGGCTCTGGGGAACAAGGCCCCGTATCACCTGAGCTACGCGGGCGGGGAAATCTGCCCGCTGAAAAACGAGACCGGCGCGTATGTGAACCGTTTTCACAACTTCACTCTGGTCTCCTGCGTTCTGTGA